From Deltaproteobacteria bacterium, a single genomic window includes:
- a CDS encoding TIGR04222 domain-containing membrane protein, translated as MDNPFELTGPQFLVFYLMVGTVVLFGHYLLRRFVESGPSPRIDYSDPYLLAYLRGGEIETMRVAVVSLIDRRLLKFDGYHISLESDKAIDLVRRPVEAAVLRRAQAATGLSVFFDSRTIRENTTEYKQTLEQLHLLPDKDIARTRKLLL; from the coding sequence ATGGACAACCCCTTCGAGCTTACCGGTCCGCAGTTCTTAGTTTTTTACCTGATGGTCGGCACCGTCGTCCTTTTCGGCCACTATCTCCTACGGCGATTCGTCGAATCCGGACCGTCGCCGCGGATTGATTACTCCGATCCCTATTTGCTCGCATACCTGCGCGGCGGCGAGATCGAAACGATGCGGGTTGCCGTGGTCTCACTCATCGACCGTCGACTTTTAAAATTTGACGGTTATCACATAAGTCTAGAGAGCGACAAAGCCATCGATTTGGTTCGCCGCCCAGTAGAGGCCGCAGTACTGCGCCGAGCCCAAGCAGCGACCGGCCTGTCCGTTTTTTTTGACAGTCGCACAATCAGAGAGAACACAACCGAATACAAGCAAACCCTTGAGCAACTTCACCTACTCCCGGATAAAGATATTGCTCGAACGCGCAAGCTACTGCTCTAG
- a CDS encoding nucleotidyltransferase domain-containing protein — translation MVTTESDPLSLLPAQVASVLKEFIEAAQSVFAQDLKSIVLFGSAAEGRLRATSDVNVMLLLTTFDASRAETLRQPLRVAQAAIRLSPMFITDSELPAAVTAFAEKFSDILRRRKILFGTDPFVGITIPREVVIARLDQVLLNLVLRLREAYVMRGLREEQLALAVAEAAGPLRSTAATLLELQG, via the coding sequence GTGGTTACAACCGAATCCGATCCGTTGTCCCTTCTTCCAGCGCAGGTTGCCAGCGTGTTGAAGGAATTCATTGAAGCGGCGCAATCCGTCTTCGCGCAAGATCTCAAGTCGATCGTTCTTTTCGGCAGCGCCGCCGAGGGTCGACTGCGCGCAACCTCCGATGTCAACGTCATGCTCCTGCTAACAACATTCGATGCCAGCCGCGCCGAAACCCTGCGCCAACCGCTGCGGGTCGCCCAAGCGGCGATCCGCTTGAGTCCGATGTTCATTACCGACTCCGAGCTGCCGGCCGCGGTTACTGCTTTCGCCGAAAAATTCTCCGACATTCTGCGCCGCCGCAAGATCCTATTCGGCACCGACCCCTTTGTCGGCATCACGATTCCACGCGAAGTCGTCATTGCGCGACTCGATCAGGTGCTTTTGAATCTGGTTCTGCGCTTGCGCGAAGCCTATGTCATGCGTGGCCTGCGCGAGGAACAGTTGGCGCTAGCCGTAGCCGAAGCGGCGGGACCGCTACGCTCCACCGCAGCGACGCTGCTGGAGTTACAAGGCTAG
- a CDS encoding RluA family pseudouridine synthase, translated as MRRHTRPSGKLLPGGLALIHEDRDIIVVDKPAGLLTIGTDREKSRTAHFILNDYVRKGVAKSRNRVFVVHRLDRETSGVLIFAKSEEVKFKLQSQWSDTKKTYLAIVHGRCEKRDGTLSSYLAENQAYSVYETKDPRKGKLAHTAYKVIKETRDFSLLEINLLTGRKHQIRVHLTGIGHPVVGDDRYGKEPKRHQRLALHARSISFNHPFTGERMTCETKVPPFFETLVGRWETTPGV; from the coding sequence ATGCGTAGACACACGAGGCCGAGTGGCAAACTTCTGCCGGGAGGACTCGCGCTTATTCACGAAGACCGAGATATTATCGTGGTGGATAAACCGGCGGGCCTGTTGACCATCGGCACGGATCGCGAGAAATCGCGCACGGCGCACTTCATTCTCAACGACTACGTTCGCAAGGGCGTGGCGAAATCTCGCAATCGGGTTTTCGTCGTGCATCGGCTCGACCGCGAGACTTCGGGCGTGCTGATCTTTGCCAAAAGCGAAGAGGTGAAATTTAAATTGCAGAGCCAGTGGTCGGACACCAAGAAAACCTATCTCGCCATCGTCCATGGCCGCTGCGAGAAACGCGATGGAACCCTTAGTTCCTATCTGGCGGAGAACCAAGCTTATAGCGTGTACGAAACCAAAGACCCGCGTAAGGGCAAGCTGGCGCACACCGCTTACAAAGTTATCAAAGAGACCCGAGACTTTTCGTTGCTGGAAATCAATCTGTTGACCGGCCGCAAGCATCAGATCCGCGTGCATCTCACCGGCATCGGCCATCCGGTGGTCGGCGACGATCGATATGGGAAAGAACCCAAACGCCACCAACGTCTAGCGCTGCACGCCCGATCGATTTCATTCAACCATCCCTTCACGGGCGAGCGGATGACGTGCGAAACGAAAGTACCGCCATTTTTTGAAACGCTAGTCGGCCGTTGGGAGACGACACCTGGCGTGTGA